Proteins co-encoded in one Arachis hypogaea cultivar Tifrunner chromosome 11, arahy.Tifrunner.gnm2.J5K5, whole genome shotgun sequence genomic window:
- the LOC112723595 gene encoding uncharacterized protein, with translation MGAYFSCGARSSSNFKSIRVVHLNGHVEEFDEPISAGQVIFGVGSSTKQYFVCTAIQLLSSCSSSMSLKEDAQLQPGQIYFMLPYSILHADVSPVDLASLAKRLNAIARTRPCLDYSNNNNNNNHKSMKDGFLSCQTQVWNPIITSSPSNSVVGVMGEEKGSVYRVMQQPWKPILDTIKEKSFTKRSESDLQENGSLISSFTWRSESDLQENDLFLQEINGSRQPDRKRCIKYMS, from the coding sequence atggggGCTTATTTTTCTTGTGGAGCAAGATCATCCTCAAATTTCAAGAGCATCCGTGTGGTTCATCTGAATGGACATGTTGAAGAATTTGATGAACCAATCTCAGCAGGACAAGTTATTTTTGGTGTAGGCAGCAGCACAAAGCAGTACTTTGTTTGCACAGCAATTCAGCTTCTATCTTCTTGTTCATCTTCAATGTCATTGAAGGAAGATGCACAACTTCAACCTGGTCAAATTTATTTCATGCTTCCATATTCAATTCTTCATGCTGATGTTTCCCCTGTTGACTTGGCTTCACTTGCTAAGAGGCTCAATGCAATTGCCAGAACAAGACCATGTTTGgattatagtaataataataataataataatcataagtCCATGAAAGATGGTTTTTTGTCTTGCCAAACACAGGTTTGGAATCCTATTATTACTTCTTCTCCTTCAAATAGTGTTGTTGGGGTGATGGGTGAAGAAAAAGGGAGTGTTTATAGGGTGATGCAGCAGCCATGGAAGCCTATCTTGGACACTATAAAGGAGAAATCATTTACAAAGAGAAGTGAATCAGATTTGCAAGAGAATGGTTCTCTGATATCATCTTTTACATGGAGAAGTGAATCTGATTTGCAAGAGAATGATTTGTTTCTGCAAGAGATTAATGGATCAAGACAACCAGATAGGAAGAGGTGCATAAAGTACATGTCATGA
- the LOC112723594 gene encoding oxysterol-binding protein-related protein 4B isoform X1: protein MQVAEQKDTKVVLTKPFSLGSGSVSDPAYGAPNLLKHVLTLLKNVRLGSDLTKFQLPPMFNIPKSQLQCYGESVYSTGLDMLSRCNSGESPLERFTSVVAWSISTTRPSPFGIAPYNPILGETHHVSKGNLHVLLEQVSHNPPVSALHATDEKENIEMIWCQQSVPRFRGTSVEAQVLGKRQLKLLNHGETYEMNSPNLFIRILPVPGVDWVGNVNIKCLENGLVAKLSYRSSLFGGHGRYIRGQILDSSSTKVLYEVHGHWDSIVQVKDTNNGKEREIYNAKEVISGLQAPIVKDAKSVWPTESGVVWGELSQAILNKEWEKAREAKQAVEERQRNMSRERETQGLYTWTPKNFVVSYSKEAGWECSPIHKLVPPAPIIAQ from the exons ATGCAGGTTGCAGAACAGAAGGACACAAAAGTTGTTCTGACTAAGCCATTCTCATTAGGAAGTGGATCAGTTTCAGACCCAGCTTATGGAGCCCCTAATCTCCTAAAACATGTCTTAACCCTTCTTAAAAATGTGAGGCTAGGATCAGATCTCACAAAATTCCAG CTGCCACCTATGTTTAATATCCCAAAGTCTCAACTTCAGTGCTATGGTGAATCAGTGTATAGCACAGGTTTGGATATGCTGAGCAGATGCAACAGTGGGGAGAGTCCTCTGGAGAGGTTCACCTCTGTGGTGGCATGGAGCATATCCACCACACGCCCTTCTCCTTTTGGGATTGCACCCTATAATCCTATTCTTGGAGAGACTCACCATGTCTCAAAAGGAAATCTTCATGTCCTACTAGAGCAG GTTTCACACAACCCTCCTGTATCAGCCCTCCATGCAACAGATGAGAAGGAAAACATTGAAATGATATGGTGCCAGCAATCCGTTCCAAGGTTTCGTG GTACATCAGTTGAAGCTCAAGTTCTTGGTAAAAGGCAGCTGAAGCTCCTAAACCATGGTGAAACATATGAAATGAATTCTCCTAATCTTTTCATTAGAATTCTTCCGGTTCCTGGTGTTGATTGGGTCGGCAATGTTAACATAAAGTGCCTAGAGAATGGCCTAGTGGCTAAGTTATCTTACAGATCAAGTTTATTTGGTGGACATGGTAGATACATCAGAGGCCAAATCCTTGATTCTTCATCAACAAAAGTTTTGTATGAAGTTCATGGTCATTGGGAtag TATTGTACAAGTGAAGGATACTAATAatgggaaggagagagagatatATAATGCAAAAGAAGTCATTTCAGGGCTCCAAGCTCCTATTGTCAAAGATGCTAAG AGTGTGTGGCCAACAGAATCAGGAGTTGTTTGGGGTGAATTGAGCCAAGCAATTCTAAACAAAGAGTGGGAGAAAGCAAGGGAAGCAAAACAAGCTGTGGAAGAAAGACAGAGGAACATGTCCAGAGAAAGAGAGACACAAGGATTGTACACTTGGACTCCTAAGAACTTTGTGGTGTCTTACAGTAAAGAAGCTGGTTGGGAATGTTCACCAATTCATAAATTGGTCCCTCCTGCTCCCATCATAGCACAATAA
- the LOC112723594 gene encoding oxysterol-binding protein-related protein 4B isoform X2, with product MFNIPKSQLQCYGESVYSTGLDMLSRCNSGESPLERFTSVVAWSISTTRPSPFGIAPYNPILGETHHVSKGNLHVLLEQVSHNPPVSALHATDEKENIEMIWCQQSVPRFRGTSVEAQVLGKRQLKLLNHGETYEMNSPNLFIRILPVPGVDWVGNVNIKCLENGLVAKLSYRSSLFGGHGRYIRGQILDSSSTKVLYEVHGHWDSIVQVKDTNNGKEREIYNAKEVISGLQAPIVKDAKSVWPTESGVVWGELSQAILNKEWEKAREAKQAVEERQRNMSRERETQGLYTWTPKNFVVSYSKEAGWECSPIHKLVPPAPIIAQ from the exons ATGTTTAATATCCCAAAGTCTCAACTTCAGTGCTATGGTGAATCAGTGTATAGCACAGGTTTGGATATGCTGAGCAGATGCAACAGTGGGGAGAGTCCTCTGGAGAGGTTCACCTCTGTGGTGGCATGGAGCATATCCACCACACGCCCTTCTCCTTTTGGGATTGCACCCTATAATCCTATTCTTGGAGAGACTCACCATGTCTCAAAAGGAAATCTTCATGTCCTACTAGAGCAG GTTTCACACAACCCTCCTGTATCAGCCCTCCATGCAACAGATGAGAAGGAAAACATTGAAATGATATGGTGCCAGCAATCCGTTCCAAGGTTTCGTG GTACATCAGTTGAAGCTCAAGTTCTTGGTAAAAGGCAGCTGAAGCTCCTAAACCATGGTGAAACATATGAAATGAATTCTCCTAATCTTTTCATTAGAATTCTTCCGGTTCCTGGTGTTGATTGGGTCGGCAATGTTAACATAAAGTGCCTAGAGAATGGCCTAGTGGCTAAGTTATCTTACAGATCAAGTTTATTTGGTGGACATGGTAGATACATCAGAGGCCAAATCCTTGATTCTTCATCAACAAAAGTTTTGTATGAAGTTCATGGTCATTGGGAtag TATTGTACAAGTGAAGGATACTAATAatgggaaggagagagagatatATAATGCAAAAGAAGTCATTTCAGGGCTCCAAGCTCCTATTGTCAAAGATGCTAAG AGTGTGTGGCCAACAGAATCAGGAGTTGTTTGGGGTGAATTGAGCCAAGCAATTCTAAACAAAGAGTGGGAGAAAGCAAGGGAAGCAAAACAAGCTGTGGAAGAAAGACAGAGGAACATGTCCAGAGAAAGAGAGACACAAGGATTGTACACTTGGACTCCTAAGAACTTTGTGGTGTCTTACAGTAAAGAAGCTGGTTGGGAATGTTCACCAATTCATAAATTGGTCCCTCCTGCTCCCATCATAGCACAATAA
- the LOC112723594 gene encoding oxysterol-binding protein-related protein 4B isoform X3 has product MVAEQKDTKVVLTKPFSLGSGSVSDPAYGAPNLLKHVLTLLKNVRLGSDLTKFQLPPMFNIPKSQLQCYGESVYSTGLDMLSRCNSGESPLERFTSVVAWSISTTRPSPFGIAPYNPILGETHHVSKGNLHVLLEQVSHNPPVSALHATDEKENIEMIWCQQSVPRFRGTSVEAQVLGKRQLKLLNHGETYEMNSPNLFIRILPVPGVDWVGNVNIKCLENGLVAKLSYRSSLFGGHGRYIRGQILDSSSTKVLYEVHGHWDSIVQVKDTNNGKEREIYNAKEVISGLQAPIVKDAKSVWPTESGVVWGELSQAILNKEWEKAREAKQAVEERQRNMSRERETQGLYTWTPKNFVVSYSKEAGWECSPIHKLVPPAPIIAQ; this is encoded by the exons ATG GTTGCAGAACAGAAGGACACAAAAGTTGTTCTGACTAAGCCATTCTCATTAGGAAGTGGATCAGTTTCAGACCCAGCTTATGGAGCCCCTAATCTCCTAAAACATGTCTTAACCCTTCTTAAAAATGTGAGGCTAGGATCAGATCTCACAAAATTCCAG CTGCCACCTATGTTTAATATCCCAAAGTCTCAACTTCAGTGCTATGGTGAATCAGTGTATAGCACAGGTTTGGATATGCTGAGCAGATGCAACAGTGGGGAGAGTCCTCTGGAGAGGTTCACCTCTGTGGTGGCATGGAGCATATCCACCACACGCCCTTCTCCTTTTGGGATTGCACCCTATAATCCTATTCTTGGAGAGACTCACCATGTCTCAAAAGGAAATCTTCATGTCCTACTAGAGCAG GTTTCACACAACCCTCCTGTATCAGCCCTCCATGCAACAGATGAGAAGGAAAACATTGAAATGATATGGTGCCAGCAATCCGTTCCAAGGTTTCGTG GTACATCAGTTGAAGCTCAAGTTCTTGGTAAAAGGCAGCTGAAGCTCCTAAACCATGGTGAAACATATGAAATGAATTCTCCTAATCTTTTCATTAGAATTCTTCCGGTTCCTGGTGTTGATTGGGTCGGCAATGTTAACATAAAGTGCCTAGAGAATGGCCTAGTGGCTAAGTTATCTTACAGATCAAGTTTATTTGGTGGACATGGTAGATACATCAGAGGCCAAATCCTTGATTCTTCATCAACAAAAGTTTTGTATGAAGTTCATGGTCATTGGGAtag TATTGTACAAGTGAAGGATACTAATAatgggaaggagagagagatatATAATGCAAAAGAAGTCATTTCAGGGCTCCAAGCTCCTATTGTCAAAGATGCTAAG AGTGTGTGGCCAACAGAATCAGGAGTTGTTTGGGGTGAATTGAGCCAAGCAATTCTAAACAAAGAGTGGGAGAAAGCAAGGGAAGCAAAACAAGCTGTGGAAGAAAGACAGAGGAACATGTCCAGAGAAAGAGAGACACAAGGATTGTACACTTGGACTCCTAAGAACTTTGTGGTGTCTTACAGTAAAGAAGCTGGTTGGGAATGTTCACCAATTCATAAATTGGTCCCTCCTGCTCCCATCATAGCACAATAA